One region of Fibrobacter sp. UWH6 genomic DNA includes:
- a CDS encoding cadherin repeat domain-containing protein, translated as MWFGKNKFAKFAMALAMAVSAVSLTWAEESVDIRDTLYPLYFKNVTEDPKGMRAEQQLEWNYLMKFKMFGAEGIEFGNREIKIPDSVGWFGTATGDFKLGQNGDSKVGGPIMIGGDVIFAQGPDTILTGPMRVNGKVRVLQANNFKDKENYMVGVHCVGGGYAPEYAKFVGAGLLRDMDSCPDSIPEVKTDLKAPSFFYDAKMIEAADGGMRPALNVNGAECASGLKDGNNFCIHYIDVPYDEYRDNPYDIYIKSISISNGGKIVFRMQPKGRLTRVFFQDGLDLNPSSKIQIMYMDEDAKFDKGVWSGNGSIVENKKYSGELLFFTQNDIIFKTFNAGTDTLQGTFISERTINVAQHMILAGQLLANKITVDTDFDGTGFRYVPYNSPEVDIEFNKAGEELYLLAEGHDVDTVKILLDKKAETKISLEYCFAFGGSEAGVNYAVEDDIDLEKDPTFPICGKSTKPVSFVVGEKYLATPILVYIKDDKEIEETERITFRVVNLSGAKLKKNGGSSGDFPLEIEDNDKQLISIDGLEINVIEDEKFIFSRDIFPIFEMGGDPWAGDFGIYVVTPPKKDSLKTMVNWGDDKGLEEAVDYNRKIGGKYVGVPSGILDGSMGWNLVYNPPEDAFGEKYDFLKFRVLRDGLLSDDTYTLYINIIPVNDPPDAHDTTYNFLEMVDTKNGAVPAKETIRVEDKDDVAFTYSFSTTYEDKYTEAVHDRILELYELDPTTGVLSAKKGAVLNYESSDSVLVARIVVSDGNGQTDDDDNILRDVITATIRINDDNDKPVVVQGQVFVVDENAGKIPSVSREAVAVDSVVRKANNQDPKKVLADDEDLNKNPPKGWGYLTYSIKDASGNFEINSKTGVISVKTGADIDFEDDSKNSFSVTVYVVDGGGLKDSAEVIINVTDGNDIPEFVNVEDLYDTDEHVAKETVLGLIEIKDPDASDAEPSDFNVSLKDNNLACGASCAELLFSTSVIKDEGKLYVQLFVLDSSLVNYEDLPNDVFDVTLTLSDNDTSVSAVTKIQVNDINERPFASNFLDSIVEKSPNGTKVGSLVAGDPDTKNKSFSTLTYTIVESGIPFEMSGKDILVKDSTALNYEDVTDHQYVFHVTVSDGKLDSTVSVTVNLIDKNEKPDIITKCDESDPECNSCDATIKDCDKPTTPPDSTCKENCGYKDPASDKIFVNVAENSKTGMVLFEYLIVDEDAGDIEKDIVSFENTNGSGADSLFKIEKVKDGDTYKLVVTVKDGSKLDYEKVKATHELDLVVSDPTILTLRDTVKRTINVIDVNEAPSAEDFKDSIPENSPKGTKVGTLVASDPDTKNTVFGTLTYTIVESGVPFEMKGKDILVKDSTALDYETVPDHKFVFHVKVSDIEYDTTVTVTISLIDKNEKPEIITKCDESDPECNSCDATIKDCDKPTTPPDSTCTEDCGYKDPKSDKIIVNVAENSKTGMVLFEYVIKDQDAGDIEKDSVYFVNVQNKKTGADSLFKVEKVKVGDTYKLVVSVKDGSKLDYEKVEPVHELVLTVSDPKKSDLKDTVIRTINVIDVNEAPVAEDFSESIYENRPKGAKVGSLVASDPDTKNTVFGTLTYTIVESGVPFEMKGKDILVKDSAALNYETVPDHKFVFHVKVSDIEYDTTVTVTITLKDLNEGPKIVTECDPSDPKCKDPGTCDAVFNDCSKPTTPPDSSCTENCGYKNPVNDKVVVNVRENSKTGLVVLEYIIVDEDEGKNGIDADSVYFTNTNKSGADSLFKIEKVKDGDVYKLVVTVKDSSKLDYESTEHLHELTLVVVAKNDPTLVDTVIRTINIVDVNEPPFIKDGNFKIKENLPKGTTVGQVVFGDDKDLKGVSNPAFVNNVVTVIGGDSDKFSVSQGGMISTKTVLDYENDKHDYILVVEVTDRNDPTLSAVDTIRIELIDVEEQSNVEITKVVTKDSTYKNPDTVYTNQSNITAHWRGGYTLPDQKTTWTVNNDTSTTLVPGRNVIRIEYKDPTANTSVVDSVVIYYSNTLPTVTISANGDAANAHNIYTIVETPDVSDTTIYVNHESNDVVIKIHDPAKEMLGDKKSADTVIVISMELGTAKVDSKTYTNLDKVVKETVALDLDAAADAKRNVKADGKTDVSYTEKVAGIQVTISYTEDKHGDVVKVPVVQDNGKVENIEVIKVSYVTKDQKGNEITVSYYADAYTGVALMSDSQGNLMTSGAASKQEGASSKTSTVGIYNVSYLPTMESKDTLLVSYTVDRKGNLIKNASGDIGYHVSYTYTDACNNSMTSSVFIVLDKVKPEVVILSPANRDIIYSNFTEVIWTVDGVNQDTLTTQGLQPGGNTIVRFFRDKAGNEASDTVFVIMKDGKNVVLSVENPVTEVSKERVDKYYSKNPPSEGQTYAVTVQNPKTGKEVETIKGGSFGTKKGSGKEPYPGLDEDEGHLGPTLVMEVKLPVISGKDGLATLDDILSKDGLYVLKEGIDAASGDIKGVDPLTGEVPDDGKILIADYVREHCVDEVQNSYKPGDDLSKLNLYDTKVNIKLWIYTTIGGFVDYYTFSQDMNNPDYTDETGMSKLFFELKPDINGNVRAEDGRLIATGAYLYKVEASVRAKARCDIPSLTSSNGRKKNDVVKNDDDLLKSFGYKRPTEK; from the coding sequence ATGTGGTTTGGAAAGAATAAGTTTGCAAAATTTGCCATGGCTCTTGCTATGGCAGTCTCTGCTGTCAGTCTGACTTGGGCTGAAGAAAGCGTAGATATTCGAGATACGCTGTATCCCCTGTACTTCAAGAATGTTACCGAAGATCCGAAAGGGATGCGTGCTGAACAGCAACTTGAATGGAACTACTTGATGAAGTTCAAGATGTTCGGTGCCGAGGGCATTGAATTTGGAAACAGGGAAATCAAGATTCCTGATTCCGTTGGCTGGTTTGGTACTGCAACGGGTGACTTCAAATTGGGACAGAATGGTGATAGTAAGGTGGGTGGTCCCATCATGATTGGCGGTGACGTCATATTTGCCCAAGGTCCTGATACCATCTTGACTGGCCCCATGCGAGTCAATGGGAAAGTTCGTGTTTTGCAGGCGAATAACTTCAAGGATAAGGAGAACTACATGGTGGGTGTCCATTGTGTAGGGGGGGGTTATGCTCCTGAGTATGCCAAGTTTGTTGGCGCGGGGCTTCTGCGGGATATGGACTCCTGCCCGGATTCCATTCCCGAAGTAAAAACGGATTTGAAAGCCCCTTCGTTTTTTTACGATGCTAAAATGATCGAGGCCGCCGATGGTGGAATGCGTCCGGCTCTGAATGTGAATGGTGCTGAATGTGCGAGTGGGTTGAAAGATGGTAATAACTTCTGCATTCACTACATCGATGTACCTTATGATGAGTATCGCGATAACCCTTATGATATCTATATCAAAAGTATTTCGATTTCCAACGGTGGTAAGATCGTTTTTAGAATGCAGCCGAAGGGCCGACTGACCCGCGTGTTTTTCCAGGATGGTTTGGATTTGAACCCTAGTTCCAAGATTCAGATTATGTACATGGACGAAGACGCTAAGTTTGACAAGGGCGTCTGGTCTGGAAATGGCTCCATTGTCGAGAATAAGAAATACAGCGGTGAGTTGTTGTTCTTTACTCAGAATGACATCATATTTAAAACATTTAATGCAGGTACTGATACATTACAGGGAACCTTTATCTCTGAAAGAACAATCAATGTGGCTCAGCATATGATTCTTGCTGGTCAGCTCCTTGCAAATAAGATTACCGTTGATACGGACTTTGATGGTACCGGCTTCCGTTATGTGCCTTACAACTCTCCCGAAGTCGACATTGAATTTAACAAGGCTGGAGAAGAGCTGTATCTCCTGGCAGAAGGTCATGATGTTGATACCGTTAAGATTCTGCTGGATAAAAAGGCGGAAACAAAGATCTCTCTAGAATATTGCTTTGCCTTTGGCGGTTCCGAAGCTGGCGTAAACTACGCTGTCGAAGACGATATTGACCTGGAAAAGGATCCGACATTCCCCATATGCGGAAAGTCTACGAAGCCGGTTTCTTTTGTTGTTGGTGAAAAGTATTTGGCTACCCCGATCTTGGTTTATATCAAGGATGATAAAGAAATTGAAGAAACTGAACGCATCACTTTCCGCGTCGTAAACTTGTCTGGCGCAAAACTGAAAAAGAATGGTGGCTCTAGTGGTGATTTCCCGCTAGAAATTGAAGATAACGATAAACAGTTAATCAGTATCGATGGTCTTGAAATCAACGTGATCGAAGATGAAAAGTTCATCTTTAGTCGTGATATTTTCCCCATATTTGAAATGGGCGGCGACCCCTGGGCAGGGGATTTCGGTATCTATGTCGTAACTCCCCCGAAGAAAGATAGCCTGAAGACAATGGTTAACTGGGGCGATGATAAGGGTTTGGAAGAAGCTGTTGACTATAATCGTAAGATTGGTGGTAAATATGTTGGCGTTCCCTCTGGAATTTTGGATGGTTCAATGGGTTGGAATCTGGTTTATAATCCGCCCGAGGATGCTTTTGGTGAAAAGTATGATTTCTTGAAGTTTAGGGTTTTGCGTGATGGACTTTTGTCTGATGATACCTATACTCTGTACATCAACATCATTCCTGTAAACGATCCTCCGGATGCTCACGACACTACCTATAATTTCCTCGAAATGGTAGACACTAAGAATGGTGCTGTTCCCGCCAAGGAAACTATTCGTGTCGAAGACAAGGATGATGTTGCTTTCACTTATTCCTTCAGTACAACGTATGAAGACAAATACACCGAAGCAGTTCATGATCGAATTCTTGAACTTTATGAACTGGATCCTACGACCGGTGTCCTTTCTGCCAAGAAGGGTGCTGTTCTTAACTATGAATCTTCTGACAGTGTGTTGGTTGCAAGAATTGTGGTTAGCGATGGTAATGGTCAGACCGATGACGATGACAATATCCTAAGAGATGTCATTACTGCAACAATCCGAATTAACGATGATAATGACAAGCCTGTTGTTGTTCAGGGCCAGGTTTTCGTTGTTGATGAAAATGCGGGCAAGATTCCTAGTGTTAGCAGGGAAGCTGTTGCTGTGGATTCTGTGGTTCGTAAGGCTAACAACCAGGATCCGAAGAAGGTGCTGGCTGATGATGAAGACCTTAATAAGAATCCTCCTAAGGGTTGGGGTTACCTGACCTACTCTATCAAGGATGCTTCCGGTAATTTTGAAATCAATTCCAAGACCGGTGTGATTTCTGTTAAGACCGGCGCAGACATTGACTTTGAAGATGATTCCAAGAATTCCTTTAGCGTTACCGTCTACGTTGTTGATGGCGGTGGACTGAAGGATTCTGCCGAAGTGATTATCAATGTGACCGACGGTAATGATATCCCAGAATTTGTGAATGTCGAGGACCTCTATGATACCGATGAACATGTGGCTAAAGAAACCGTTCTTGGCTTGATTGAAATCAAGGATCCGGACGCTAGCGATGCTGAACCGTCTGACTTCAATGTTTCCTTGAAGGACAACAATCTGGCTTGCGGCGCCTCTTGCGCAGAACTCTTGTTCAGTACTAGCGTTATTAAGGATGAAGGCAAACTTTATGTTCAGCTCTTTGTTTTGGATAGCTCCCTGGTAAATTATGAAGATCTTCCCAATGATGTCTTCGATGTGACTCTCACTCTGAGCGACAATGACACCTCCGTTTCCGCAGTGACCAAAATTCAGGTCAATGACATCAATGAACGTCCCTTTGCAAGTAACTTCCTTGATTCCATCGTGGAAAAGTCTCCCAACGGTACTAAGGTGGGTTCCTTGGTGGCAGGTGATCCTGATACAAAGAACAAGTCTTTCAGCACTTTGACTTACACCATTGTTGAATCTGGAATCCCCTTTGAAATGAGTGGTAAGGACATCTTGGTCAAGGATAGCACTGCCTTGAACTATGAAGATGTTACGGACCATCAGTATGTATTCCACGTAACGGTTAGCGATGGTAAACTTGACTCCACCGTCTCCGTGACTGTCAATCTGATCGACAAGAATGAGAAACCGGACATTATAACAAAGTGTGATGAAAGTGATCCTGAATGCAATTCTTGCGATGCTACAATCAAGGATTGCGATAAGCCCACCACACCTCCGGATTCCACCTGTAAGGAAAATTGCGGTTATAAGGATCCTGCTTCCGATAAGATTTTCGTGAATGTGGCTGAAAATTCCAAGACCGGTATGGTCCTGTTCGAATACTTGATCGTTGACGAAGATGCCGGTGATATCGAAAAGGATATCGTATCCTTCGAGAATACCAATGGCTCAGGCGCCGATAGCCTCTTCAAGATTGAAAAGGTGAAGGATGGCGATACCTATAAGTTGGTCGTCACCGTGAAGGATGGCTCTAAGCTGGACTACGAAAAGGTTAAGGCAACTCATGAACTTGATCTGGTTGTGTCCGACCCGACTATCTTGACTCTTAGGGATACTGTTAAACGTACCATCAATGTTATCGACGTGAACGAAGCTCCTTCTGCGGAAGATTTCAAGGATTCTATTCCTGAAAATTCCCCCAAGGGCACTAAGGTTGGTACTTTGGTGGCCAGCGATCCCGATACAAAGAACACTGTCTTCGGTACTTTGACATACACCATTGTTGAATCCGGTGTTCCTTTCGAAATGAAGGGCAAGGACATCTTGGTCAAGGATAGCACTGCTCTGGACTATGAAACCGTTCCGGATCATAAGTTCGTCTTCCATGTGAAGGTGAGCGATATCGAATACGATACGACTGTTACTGTAACAATTTCACTGATTGACAAGAATGAAAAACCGGAAATCATTACAAAGTGTGATGAAAGTGATCCTGAGTGCAATTCCTGCGATGCTACGATCAAGGATTGCGATAAGCCCACCACACCTCCGGATTCCACCTGTACTGAAGATTGTGGCTATAAGGATCCCAAGTCCGATAAGATTATCGTGAACGTGGCTGAAAATTCCAAGACTGGTATGGTCCTGTTTGAATATGTCATCAAGGACCAGGATGCCGGCGACATCGAAAAGGATTCCGTATACTTCGTCAATGTCCAAAACAAGAAGACTGGCGCCGATTCTCTCTTCAAGGTTGAAAAGGTGAAGGTGGGCGATACCTATAAGTTGGTCGTCTCTGTCAAGGATGGCTCGAAACTGGACTACGAAAAGGTTGAGCCGGTTCATGAACTTGTTCTTACCGTATCTGATCCCAAGAAGTCCGACTTGAAGGATACCGTGATTCGTACCATCAACGTTATTGACGTGAACGAAGCTCCGGTTGCAGAAGACTTCAGCGAATCCATTTACGAAAATAGGCCTAAGGGTGCCAAGGTTGGTTCCTTGGTCGCTAGCGATCCTGATACGAAGAATACCGTATTTGGTACCTTGACTTATACCATTGTTGAATCTGGCGTACCTTTCGAAATGAAGGGCAAGGATATTTTGGTGAAGGATAGTGCCGCTCTGAATTATGAAACTGTACCTGATCATAAGTTCGTCTTCCATGTGAAGGTAAGCGATATTGAGTACGACACCACTGTTACCGTAACTATTACCTTGAAGGATTTGAACGAAGGTCCTAAGATTGTGACCGAGTGCGATCCTAGCGATCCCAAGTGCAAGGATCCGGGAACTTGCGATGCTGTGTTCAATGACTGCAGCAAGCCCACTACACCTCCGGATTCCAGCTGCACCGAAAATTGCGGTTATAAGAATCCTGTAAATGATAAGGTTGTTGTAAACGTTCGTGAAAATTCCAAGACCGGTCTTGTGGTCCTTGAATACATTATCGTGGATGAAGATGAAGGCAAGAATGGCATTGATGCCGATTCTGTATATTTCACCAACACCAACAAATCCGGTGCCGATTCTCTCTTCAAGATTGAAAAGGTGAAGGATGGCGATGTGTATAAGTTGGTGGTGACTGTCAAGGATAGTTCTAAACTTGATTATGAAAGCACCGAACATCTCCATGAGCTGACTCTTGTTGTTGTTGCTAAGAATGATCCGACCTTGGTTGATACGGTTATTCGTACCATCAACATTGTTGACGTAAATGAACCTCCCTTTATTAAGGACGGTAACTTCAAAATCAAGGAAAATCTGCCGAAGGGTACAACCGTAGGCCAGGTTGTATTTGGTGATGATAAGGACCTGAAGGGAGTCTCTAACCCGGCCTTCGTGAATAACGTGGTCACTGTCATCGGTGGTGATTCCGATAAGTTCAGTGTTAGCCAGGGTGGCATGATTTCCACCAAGACTGTCCTTGACTACGAAAATGACAAGCATGACTACATTCTGGTTGTTGAAGTCACTGACCGAAATGATCCTACGCTCTCTGCCGTGGATACTATTCGAATCGAGTTGATCGATGTTGAGGAACAATCCAATGTGGAAATCACAAAGGTGGTCACAAAGGATTCCACCTACAAGAATCCCGACACCGTCTATACCAATCAGTCTAATATCACGGCTCACTGGAGAGGTGGATATACTCTGCCGGATCAGAAGACTACCTGGACCGTTAATAACGACACTTCTACTACCTTGGTACCTGGCCGTAACGTGATCCGCATTGAATATAAGGATCCCACAGCCAACACCTCCGTCGTGGATTCTGTTGTGATTTACTATAGCAACACTCTGCCTACGGTGACCATCAGTGCTAATGGCGATGCTGCAAATGCTCATAACATCTATACCATCGTCGAAACTCCGGATGTTTCTGATACTACGATTTACGTAAATCACGAATCCAACGATGTGGTTATTAAGATTCACGATCCCGCCAAGGAAATGCTGGGCGACAAAAAGTCTGCAGATACCGTTATCGTGATTTCTATGGAATTGGGTACGGCTAAGGTTGATTCCAAGACCTACACCAACCTGGACAAGGTTGTAAAGGAAACTGTGGCCCTGGATCTTGATGCTGCCGCCGATGCCAAGCGCAATGTCAAGGCCGATGGCAAAACCGATGTGTCTTACACCGAAAAGGTGGCTGGCATCCAGGTGACTATCAGCTACACTGAAGACAAGCATGGCGACGTGGTGAAGGTTCCTGTTGTTCAGGATAATGGCAAGGTGGAAAACATCGAAGTCATTAAGGTCAGCTATGTCACTAAGGACCAGAAGGGTAACGAAATCACGGTTTCTTACTATGCCGATGCTTACACTGGAGTGGCCCTCATGTCTGATTCTCAGGGCAACCTGATGACCAGCGGTGCCGCAAGTAAGCAGGAAGGTGCTTCTAGCAAGACTTCTACTGTGGGTATCTACAACGTATCTTACCTGCCTACTATGGAATCTAAGGATACCTTGCTTGTGTCTTACACAGTGGATCGTAAGGGTAACCTGATCAAGAATGCTAGTGGCGATATCGGTTACCATGTGTCTTACACTTATACCGATGCCTGCAACAACTCCATGACCAGTTCCGTATTCATTGTGCTGGATAAGGTTAAACCTGAAGTTGTGATTCTTTCTCCTGCAAACAGGGACATTATCTATTCTAACTTCACGGAAGTGATTTGGACCGTAGATGGTGTTAATCAGGATACGCTTACGACACAGGGATTGCAGCCTGGTGGTAATACCATCGTGCGCTTCTTCCGTGATAAGGCCGGAAATGAGGCTTCCGACACTGTATTCGTAATCATGAAGGACGGCAAGAATGTTGTGCTTTCTGTTGAAAATCCGGTGACCGAAGTTTCTAAGGAAAGGGTTGATAAGTACTACAGCAAGAATCCTCCCTCCGAGGGACAGACTTATGCTGTAACCGTGCAGAATCCCAAGACCGGTAAGGAAGTTGAAACCATTAAGGGTGGCAGCTTCGGTACCAAGAAGGGCAGCGGAAAGGAACCGTATCCGGGTCTTGATGAAGATGAAGGTCACCTCGGTCCCACCTTGGTCATGGAAGTCAAGCTCCCCGTTATCTCCGGTAAGGACGGCCTGGCAACCTTGGACGACATCTTGAGCAAGGATGGTCTGTATGTTCTTAAGGAAGGTATTGACGCCGCTTCTGGTGATATCAAGGGCGTTGATCCTCTGACTGGAGAGGTTCCGGATGACGGCAAGATTCTTATCGCCGACTACGTCAGGGAACATTGCGTTGATGAAGTCCAGAACAGCTACAAGCCTGGCGATGACCTGAGCAAGCTGAACCTGTATGACACCAAGGTGAACATCAAGCTCTGGATCTACACCACGATCGGCGGCTTTGTGGATTACTACACCTTCAGCCAGGATATGAACAACCCCGACTATACCGATGAAACTGGTATGTCGAAGCTGTTCTTTGAACTGAAGCCGGATATCAATGGTAATGTTCGTGCTGAAGATGGACGTCTGATTGCTACGGGCGCCTACCTCTACAAGGTTGAAGCTTCTGTCCGCGCCAAGGCTCGCTGCGACATTCCTTCTCTGACCAGTTCTAACGGTCGTAAGAAGAATGACGTGGTCAAGAACGATGATGACCTGCTGAAGAGCTTCGGTTACAAGCGCCCGACAGAGAAGTAA
- a CDS encoding translation initiation factor (involved in start site selection during the initiation of translation) produces MGIEERSTLVYSTGVGRIKEEKPKAERPKGDGVVRIMLKRLGGGKMASVVTGVPMDEDELKELGRQLKQKCGVGGSVKDFAIEIQGDKRNILKAELEKRGFTVKLAGG; encoded by the coding sequence ATGGGTATTGAAGAACGTTCTACACTTGTCTATTCTACCGGAGTCGGCCGCATTAAGGAAGAAAAGCCTAAGGCTGAACGCCCTAAGGGCGATGGAGTCGTCCGTATCATGTTAAAACGTCTGGGTGGCGGCAAGATGGCTAGCGTGGTCACCGGTGTGCCCATGGACGAGGATGAACTGAAGGAACTGGGACGCCAGTTGAAGCAGAAATGCGGTGTTGGCGGTTCTGTGAAGGACTTTGCCATCGAAATTCAGGGTGATAAACGCAATATTTTGAAGGCTGAGCTGGAAAAACGCGGTTTTACCGTGAAATTAGCTGGCGGTTAG
- a CDS encoding FecR domain-containing protein: MFGKILNSRVKFDFRLAVAVALLPAMAFSAPAVGKVRSALGTVDRIKIKQSEWSALRVGAHVYQSDRVRTGVESEVIFGLPDGSSITIAENAEVEMTNLLEPNNEGGFETRLDIKKGHLNFAVPKLLKDKSKFIFKTGTATASIRGTEGYIGGEGVFFAGLKTGKLEISPNGSEQSVAIVAGETTFGTDSLVVLKLASSGEARFAKKIEKLLADKSKNVADLIPEIQKADSTYQEELKEEARKAAQSLPENGFSVSTNSPVDVCDQGLMVEGFYRTKDEAATLILKVGNSYQSANLIRVADGVSHSFAQKVVLTDANGLWNVNKATLTFMSAGSVTSKTIDINVNKACSEVNTKAPVVTISAYDSLRCSATASVSEMQNDAGDVSVEMEGSPISGLSITKNAQHRVKLIPGNHEYFVRVKDQAGNVSTISKFMGCYPKKRFSVDVIGGNRQLLNPPPPPPGMDNRITQTLQFRIKMSENNPTYLYKVVVKQNGKTILQETQSQIQGLDYQIPVELNRESVNKFDIEVIHKSGYRVKAKKVYEVR, translated from the coding sequence ATGTTCGGTAAAATCCTTAATTCTCGAGTAAAGTTTGATTTTAGACTGGCTGTCGCTGTGGCCTTGCTTCCGGCGATGGCATTTTCTGCTCCTGCCGTGGGTAAGGTTCGTTCTGCCTTGGGTACTGTGGACCGTATCAAGATTAAGCAGAGTGAATGGTCCGCCCTTCGCGTGGGGGCCCACGTCTATCAGTCTGACCGCGTTCGTACTGGCGTGGAATCCGAAGTGATTTTTGGCCTTCCTGATGGAAGCTCCATTACTATTGCCGAAAATGCTGAAGTCGAAATGACTAACCTTCTTGAACCAAATAACGAAGGTGGCTTTGAAACCCGCCTCGATATTAAGAAGGGGCACCTTAACTTTGCTGTTCCCAAACTGCTGAAGGACAAGTCCAAGTTCATCTTCAAGACCGGAACTGCAACGGCATCTATCCGTGGTACTGAAGGTTATATTGGCGGCGAAGGCGTTTTCTTTGCTGGTCTGAAGACCGGTAAGCTGGAAATTTCTCCCAACGGTAGCGAACAGAGCGTGGCCATCGTTGCTGGCGAAACGACTTTCGGAACCGACTCCCTGGTGGTCTTGAAGTTGGCTTCTTCCGGTGAAGCTCGCTTTGCCAAGAAAATCGAGAAACTTCTGGCCGACAAGTCCAAGAATGTTGCCGACTTGATTCCCGAAATTCAGAAGGCTGACTCGACCTATCAGGAAGAACTGAAGGAAGAAGCTCGTAAGGCAGCCCAGTCCCTTCCCGAAAACGGTTTCTCTGTTTCTACGAATTCTCCGGTGGATGTCTGTGACCAGGGCCTGATGGTAGAAGGCTTCTACCGTACCAAGGACGAAGCGGCTACCCTTATTCTCAAGGTTGGCAATTCCTATCAGTCTGCAAACCTGATCCGTGTTGCCGATGGCGTATCTCATTCCTTTGCCCAGAAGGTTGTCCTGACCGATGCAAATGGTCTGTGGAATGTCAATAAGGCTACTCTAACCTTTATGAGTGCCGGTTCTGTTACTTCCAAGACAATCGATATCAATGTCAACAAGGCCTGTTCCGAGGTTAACACCAAGGCTCCCGTGGTGACTATTTCTGCCTACGATTCTCTGCGCTGCTCTGCAACTGCCTCGGTGAGCGAAATGCAGAATGATGCAGGCGATGTTTCTGTGGAAATGGAAGGATCTCCTATTTCTGGATTGTCCATTACCAAGAATGCTCAGCATCGTGTCAAGCTGATTCCTGGCAATCATGAATACTTTGTAAGAGTCAAGGATCAGGCCGGTAACGTTTCTACGATTTCCAAGTTTATGGGATGCTATCCCAAGAAGCGTTTCAGCGTAGATGTTATCGGTGGTAATCGACAGCTTCTGAATCCTCCGCCTCCTCCGCCGGGAATGGATAATCGTATCACCCAGACATTACAGTTTAGAATAAAGATGTCTGAAAATAATCCGACTTATCTGTATAAGGTTGTTGTAAAACAGAATGGAAAAACTATATTACAAGAAACCCAATCCCAGATCCAAGGCTTGGATTATCAGATTCCTGTGGAATTGAATCGTGAATCCGTCAACAAGTTCGATATTGAAGTCATTCACAAGAGCGGATATAGGGTAAAGGCTAAGAAGGTTTACGAGGTCCGTTAA